One Salvelinus sp. IW2-2015 linkage group LG4q.2, ASM291031v2, whole genome shotgun sequence DNA window includes the following coding sequences:
- the LOC111963047 gene encoding interleukin-17A-like: MWKTSEMELKNNALKYLVVCCVSMLLGLTMAKGKVGEKKRCEDTLTIPSDYYKTPSEESEGNGNINTRSLSPWTWKPITVENRIPPTIWEAKCSSMYCVYPTNSSQAAGYQQNSVPIYQQVLVLHMSATRKCYIVSFLSVAVGCTCAWARTS; the protein is encoded by the exons ATGTGGAAGACATCAGAGATGGAGCTCAAAAACAATGCGTTGAAATACCTG gttgtgtgttgtgtgtctatgCTGCTGGGCCTGACTATGGCCAAAGGGAAGGTGGGGGAGAAGAAGAGGTGTGAGGACACACTGACCATTCCTTCAGACTACTACAAGACTCCTTCAGAGGAATCAGAGGGAAACGGGAACATCAACACACGCTCCCTGTCCCCCTGGACCTGGAA ACCCATTACAGTGGAGAACCGTATTCCTCCGACCATTTGGGAAGCCAAGTGCAGCTCTATGTACTGTGTCTACCCCACCAACAGCAGCCAGGCCGCGGGCTACCAGCAGAACTCTGTACCTATCTACCAGCAGGTCCTGGTGCTCCATATGTCAGCCACTAGGAAGTGCTACATCGTCTCCTTCCTGTCCGTGGCCGTGGGGTGCACCTGTGCCTGGGCAAGAACCTCTTGA